The region TAAATCCATGCCTCATTTGGAACAGTCATGTATGCAGGACCTATATCGTTTGGATAATCACCTAAAGGCTTTATATAGTTTGGTGTTGGATTGAATATAACAAGGTTAGGATCATCAAGACTGAACTGTCCAGGACCTGTTTCTTCGTTCATAGATGTGAATATCTTTATCTGGGTCACACCGTAAAATTTAGTATCAACTTTTGCAGGATGGCATGTCATACAGAAAACACCAACCTGACTTCCGTTTTTTGTATCAACTCTGAGGTACTTCCAGTTTGGGTTTGATGGATGAGGATCATGACAGCTTACACACTGGAGAACACCGTCCCTTAAAAGCTGTTCGGGGACCTTTGCTATCTTGGGATTTGGCTTTATACCTACAGGGTGTGTCATATGGAGGAATATTGGTCTTACG is a window of Persephonella marina EX-H1 DNA encoding:
- a CDS encoding cytochrome c3 family protein, whose translation is MRKISALLMFVFFLLASSKVFSAGPHEGLDCLGCHDPHYAKAQKIFKVKNDKYINPRTGKKTQGINALCLGCHNLTEFGGAGVRPIFLHMTHPVGIKPNPKIAKVPEQLLRDGVLQCVSCHDPHPSNPNWKYLRVDTKNGSQVGVFCMTCHPAKVDTKFYGVTQIKIFTSMNEETGPGQFSLDDPNLVIFNPTPNYIKPLGDYPNDIGPAYMTVPNEAWIYSPDPAKLPPELKSLLNK